A region of the Polaribacter sp. L3A8 genome:
TAAATTTTCTGTATTAACGCTACTAGGAGCTTTTGATTTTTTACCTAAAGAAAATTTAATTCCGGCGTTGTAAAAAATATGAGTTTGAATGTCATCTGTGGTAGTAATGTCTTTAGCATTTTCACCAGAAGTTATCATTGCTCTTGCAGCTGCTGTAATTAATACATGTTTACCTAAAGGAATATTTAAACCTAAACCACCGGTAGCAAACTCGCCACCTTCTACATTCGTTAAAAGGCCATTTACATTAGGTGCAGAAACATAATTGTTACTTGTACTTATATAACCACCACCTAAAGTTAAGAAAGGTATTACGCCATTACCATCATTTAACCTAGCTCTAAACTCCCCTCCATACATTGCCATATTATCAAAGTTGGTAGAAATCTCTTCATTTTCAGTTGCTTGAAAATAGAATGCTCTAATACCAATGTATTCATTTAAATCTAAACCAGCATAACCACCTAACATGTACGTGTCTTTGTATAAAGATTCTCCAGTAAAATCTACATAAGCAAGACTTGGCTCTATTACCCATTTTATACCTTTAAAACCGCCTTTAAAATTTTGAAGATACGCCTTATCTAAATCAGATAAAGTTCCAGGTTTTCTTCCTCCTAAATAAAACTGTAAAGACCCCTGAGCAGACCAGTTAGACAAGCGCTCGCTATTAAAATTGGCATCTGTTACACCAAAGCTTGCTTTATCTTCACTAGATAATAAAGCAACACCAGAATTAAATTTGTAGGTGGTATTTTTTGCTTCTAAAGCAAAAACAATACGGTTTGTAATATTAAATTTAACACCTAAACCTAAAGTAGCGTATACTTGTTCAAAATCTTCATTAGTATCTAAATCTATATTTTGCACACCAGCACCTAATGTAAAATAAGGCTTCACTCCTTTAGTACCAATGTTTGCTTTAAACTCACCTCCATAACGAGAAACGGATACCTTTTGTGTGTTAAAAAGTGAAGGGTTAAAATCGGTAATACCAAAGTTACTAAAATCTGTTTTTTGATCTAAAGATTGTAAATAAATACCTCTAAGCTCTATAAATTCACCAAAACCAAAACCTAGTTTTCCTCCAACCAGTACATTGTCTTCTAGCCCTGATTTATCATCCCACCAAGTGTATTCTGCTGCTGGTGATATTGTAAAACTGATATCTTTTACTTGTGCTTTACCAACGTAGGCACATAGAATAAGAAGCATTGTTGCTAATTGTAATTTTCTCATTTTATTTAATTATTAATTAGTTATTGATTTCAATATTATAAACACACTTTTAATTGTTAAGTCACATTCGTTAAAATAATTCGTTAATTATGTGACTTATATTTATATTGTTGTGTTTTATAAATAAGTGGTGGTAATTACTATTAAAATTTTAAAAAAAAATTAAAATGAATTCAATAAAATATATTAGTATTTCTTTTCTTCTATTAGGTTCTTTAACTATGAGTTATGGGCAGCAGAAGGATGTTAATGATACTCAGGAAAGTATTGTGGTAATGAGTGAGGCTGATATTTTGTCTTTAACCCAAAAGTTTAGGCTTTACAAAAAAGAGAAAAGCTTAAAAAAGAATTCTAAGATAACATTAGTTAAGCAGAATGATTCTATTTTTACCAAACAAAATAATTCTAGTTTTGACTTCGATTATTTAAAAAGTAGGATAGAAGAATTAGAAAATCGCTTAAATAATCAAAATAATAGTGCTCAAAAAAATAATACTTTTAGCTCTGAGTCTAATGAGTTTAAAAACCTTAAGTTAGAAATTAGTGAGCTTAGGCATGCGTTATTACAGAAACAATCAAATAACGTTAAATCGAATGTTGTTTATTTACCTTTTATTAATCGGAATGTAGAAGAACCTGAGCAAATTACAGAAGACCAGGCTGCTAATAATTCAATAATTGTACAACAAAAACAAGATTCAATTTATAAAGAGGGGCATCATTTAAATCAACCAAATAAAGCAATTTCTGTAAGCGATTTAGAAGCATTAGAATTTAAAATACAAGAGCTTAAAAATGAGATCTCTCAAAATAAAACATTACCTAGTAATTATGAAAAATTAATTGCAAAGTATAAAAATTATAAAAAAGAGATCTATTTTGCCAATAATTCTAAAGTTTTAAATGATAACTCATTACAGACGGTAGAAGACTTGTATGCTATTTTAGAGGTAAATGAAAATTTAGACATAATTGTAAAAGGTTTTGCAAGTAATAAAGGAAATGCAATCTATAATGAAAACTTATCAATGCTACGTACAGAAGGGGTTAAGAAAGCCTTAATGTTAAGGGGTGTGCATGCAACAAGAGTATTAACACAATACCATGGAATTGATTATAGCGCACAAAGTGACTCACAAGCAAGAAGAGTTGAGGTTTCTTTTTTGGTAAGAAAATAATTATAACTTAGAGTGCTGTGTGTTGCTCTTTTGCTTTTTCAAAAATTAATATAGTAATAACTCCAAGGGTATAGGCTATTAAATCTCCAATACTAAAAGAGGTGCCTAATATTATTTTTAATGTTTTAGAATAGGCTGATGGAAAGTTATTTTGTAAATCGGATAATTGAAGAAATTCAATGCTAAAAGCGATTATAAAGGTTATTAAAATTGCTTTTTCTATCGATATGCTAACGATACTTTTTATCAAGGTATAACCAACATAACAGCTAAATAATCACCTATTGTAAATCTAATAAAACCTGTAGCAAATTTTTCGATAAGTATTTCTATGATCAATAGTAAAATAAAAGCGATAAAATATTTTAAGTGTATTTTCATGGTTTAGTTAAATAATAGTAGCATTAAAGCACATATAATTAAGATGGTTGTTAGTATTGTAAATACCGTTTTCTTCTCACTATTTTTTATATTAAAAGTTGATATTATCAATTTT
Encoded here:
- a CDS encoding outer membrane beta-barrel protein yields the protein MRKLQLATMLLILCAYVGKAQVKDISFTISPAAEYTWWDDKSGLEDNVLVGGKLGFGFGEFIELRGIYLQSLDQKTDFSNFGITDFNPSLFNTQKVSVSRYGGEFKANIGTKGVKPYFTLGAGVQNIDLDTNEDFEQVYATLGLGVKFNITNRIVFALEAKNTTYKFNSGVALLSSEDKASFGVTDANFNSERLSNWSAQGSLQFYLGGRKPGTLSDLDKAYLQNFKGGFKGIKWVIEPSLAYVDFTGESLYKDTYMLGGYAGLDLNEYIGIRAFYFQATENEEISTNFDNMAMYGGEFRARLNDGNGVIPFLTLGGGYISTSNNYVSAPNVNGLLTNVEGGEFATGGLGLNIPLGKHVLITAAARAMITSGENAKDITTTDDIQTHIFYNAGIKFSLGKKSKAPSSVNTENLERELTAQDDKNHIKIEQLKKEYQSNINTLNNDLKAAYETKDIEKAVEILEEKKQVVASLKEVKEVEKIQVKTVKQQVTSVTPVVSTSKEVNTKKIVTAPIQLEEKSKLIKMTPVEFESLIERILKNLDNENLEPAKIEDDKSIQTKSSTIEQDKKIEELNTRVNLLEQLLLQLNSKKQTEKDKNSELINKINDLNKEDNKKQ
- a CDS encoding OmpA family protein, translated to MNSIKYISISFLLLGSLTMSYGQQKDVNDTQESIVVMSEADILSLTQKFRLYKKEKSLKKNSKITLVKQNDSIFTKQNNSSFDFDYLKSRIEELENRLNNQNNSAQKNNTFSSESNEFKNLKLEISELRHALLQKQSNNVKSNVVYLPFINRNVEEPEQITEDQAANNSIIVQQKQDSIYKEGHHLNQPNKAISVSDLEALEFKIQELKNEISQNKTLPSNYEKLIAKYKNYKKEIYFANNSKVLNDNSLQTVEDLYAILEVNENLDIIVKGFASNKGNAIYNENLSMLRTEGVKKALMLRGVHATRVLTQYHGIDYSAQSDSQARRVEVSFLVRK
- a CDS encoding DUF2809 domain-containing protein is translated as MIKSIVSISIEKAILITFIIAFSIEFLQLSDLQNNFPSAYSKTLKIILGTSFSIGDLIAYTLGVITILIFEKAKEQHTAL